Proteins encoded together in one Musa acuminata AAA Group cultivar baxijiao chromosome BXJ3-6, Cavendish_Baxijiao_AAA, whole genome shotgun sequence window:
- the LOC103988878 gene encoding uncharacterized protein LOC103988878 isoform X1, protein MATSPANCLPEADSLPDGFVEVSADPPPRPASSDYKDALLDLHFSGQRLVDPSPPPSEAAEGTLTPDCLVDGTEKFVFSTDFLTREDGVGDCSDSVARDGISESKPGDDASKEMSRTPNEILIGSSAGRSSQGDCQSSETETKGQLELNAINLKEGVEAKQKVTKRNTKSEELLEYTLKYQKVMLERDAAVAVREKLESLCRELQRQNKMLMDECQRVSTEGQNMRLDLSTKFNDVIKDITNKLEVQKDECLSQLNENEMLRNKIKLLADQYSLSEQHFAQKLQQKTLELQLADLKLQQQERKSAKEQTQMQLYAEQVSQLLATEKSLRLQLAADEERFQQFQDALSKSNEVFEAFKQDMEKMAKLVKELKKENEFLKSKCEKSDIALVKLIEEREVMKKQLEKVKNQKEKLESLCRSLQAERKHNLVKATSDPVAVAAALQVTLSNEDSS, encoded by the exons ATGGCGACTTCCCCGGCGAACTGTCTCCCGGAAGCCGACTCCTTGCCCGATGGGTTCGTCGAGGTGTCTGCCGACCCCCCGCCTCGGCCGGCGTCGTCCGACTACAAGGACGCCTTGCTCGATCTTCATTTCTCGGGCCAACGGCTCGTCGACCCGTCGCCCCCGCCCTCGGAAGCAGCGGAGGGGACCCTAACTCCGGATTGTCTGGTGGATGGGACGGAGAAGTTTGTTTTCTCGACCGACTTCTTGACGAGAGAGGATGGCGTCGGCGATTGCTCCGACTCGGTGGCGCGAGATGGCATCTCGGAGTCGAAGCCTGGTGATGATGCCTCGAAGGAGATGAGTAGAACCCCGAATGAGATCTTGATAGGTTCATCTGCGGGACGAAGTAGCCAAGGAGACTGCCAGAGTTCCGAAACAG AAACAAAAGGCCAGTTGGAATTAAATGCCATCAATCTAAAG GAAGGAGTTGAAGCAAAACAAAAAGTTACAAAGCGCAACACAAAGTCAGAGGAGCTGCTAGAATATACTTTGAAATATCAAAAAGTAATGTTAGAGAGAGATGCAG CTGTTGCTGTTCGTGAGAAACTTGAGTCACTTTGCAGGGAGCTGCAACGTCAGAATAAAATGCTTATG GATGAATGTCAAAGAGTATCTACAGAAGGACAAAATATGAGACTCGATTTGTCTACAAAGTTTAATGATGTAATTAAG GATATCACCAATAAACTTGAGGTGCAAAAAGATGAATGCCTTTCTCAGCTCAATGAAAATGAGAT GTTGAGAAATAAGATAAAACTCCTTGCTGACCAATACTCTCTCTCTGAACAACATTTTGCCCAAAAG TTACAGCAGAAGACGCTAGAACTTCAGCTTGCTGATCTAAAACTTCAGCAACAGGAACGGAAGTCTGCTAAGGAACAAACCCAGATGCAATTGTATGCTGAACAGGTTTCACAGCTTTTGGCCACTGAGAAGAGTTTGCGTCTACAGCTAGCAGCTGATGAAGAGAGATTTCAGCAATTCCAA GATGCTTTGTCAAAAAGTAACGAGGTCTTTGAAGCATTTAAGCAGGACATGGAAAAG ATGGCAAAATTGGTAAAggaacttaagaaagaaaatgaatTTTTGAAGAGCAAGTGTGAGAAGTCTGATATTGCACTCGTGAAGCTCATTGAGGAG CGTGAGGTGATGAAGAAACAGCTAGAAAAGGTGAAGAATCAAAAGGAAAAGCTTGAATCTCTATGCCGATCTCTGCAGGCGGAGAGAAAACACAACTTGGTTAAGGCCACCTCGGAtcctgttgctgttgctgctgctctcCAAGTAACTCTGTCGAACGAAGACTCCTCCTGA
- the LOC103988878 gene encoding uncharacterized protein LOC103988878 isoform X2: MATSPANCLPEADSLPDGFVEVSADPPPRPASSDYKDALLDLHFSGQRLVDPSPPPSEAAEGTLTPDCLVDGTEKFVFSTDFLTREDGVGDCSDSVARDGISESKPGDDASKEMSRTPNEILIGSSAGRSSQGDCQSSETETKGQLELNAINLKEGVEAKQKVTKRNTKSEELLEYTLKYQKVMLERDAAVAVREKLESLCRELQRQNKMLMDECQRVSTEGQNMRLDLSTKFNDVIKDITNKLEVQKDECLSQLNENEMLRNKIKLLADQYSLSEQHFAQKLQQKTLELQLADLKLQQQERKSAKEQTQMQLYAEQVSQLLATEKSLRLQLAADEERFQQFQDALSKSNEVFEAFKQDMEKMAKLVKELKKENEFLKSKCEKSDIALVKLIEEAERKHNLVKATSDPVAVAAALQVTLSNEDSS; the protein is encoded by the exons ATGGCGACTTCCCCGGCGAACTGTCTCCCGGAAGCCGACTCCTTGCCCGATGGGTTCGTCGAGGTGTCTGCCGACCCCCCGCCTCGGCCGGCGTCGTCCGACTACAAGGACGCCTTGCTCGATCTTCATTTCTCGGGCCAACGGCTCGTCGACCCGTCGCCCCCGCCCTCGGAAGCAGCGGAGGGGACCCTAACTCCGGATTGTCTGGTGGATGGGACGGAGAAGTTTGTTTTCTCGACCGACTTCTTGACGAGAGAGGATGGCGTCGGCGATTGCTCCGACTCGGTGGCGCGAGATGGCATCTCGGAGTCGAAGCCTGGTGATGATGCCTCGAAGGAGATGAGTAGAACCCCGAATGAGATCTTGATAGGTTCATCTGCGGGACGAAGTAGCCAAGGAGACTGCCAGAGTTCCGAAACAG AAACAAAAGGCCAGTTGGAATTAAATGCCATCAATCTAAAG GAAGGAGTTGAAGCAAAACAAAAAGTTACAAAGCGCAACACAAAGTCAGAGGAGCTGCTAGAATATACTTTGAAATATCAAAAAGTAATGTTAGAGAGAGATGCAG CTGTTGCTGTTCGTGAGAAACTTGAGTCACTTTGCAGGGAGCTGCAACGTCAGAATAAAATGCTTATG GATGAATGTCAAAGAGTATCTACAGAAGGACAAAATATGAGACTCGATTTGTCTACAAAGTTTAATGATGTAATTAAG GATATCACCAATAAACTTGAGGTGCAAAAAGATGAATGCCTTTCTCAGCTCAATGAAAATGAGAT GTTGAGAAATAAGATAAAACTCCTTGCTGACCAATACTCTCTCTCTGAACAACATTTTGCCCAAAAG TTACAGCAGAAGACGCTAGAACTTCAGCTTGCTGATCTAAAACTTCAGCAACAGGAACGGAAGTCTGCTAAGGAACAAACCCAGATGCAATTGTATGCTGAACAGGTTTCACAGCTTTTGGCCACTGAGAAGAGTTTGCGTCTACAGCTAGCAGCTGATGAAGAGAGATTTCAGCAATTCCAA GATGCTTTGTCAAAAAGTAACGAGGTCTTTGAAGCATTTAAGCAGGACATGGAAAAG ATGGCAAAATTGGTAAAggaacttaagaaagaaaatgaatTTTTGAAGAGCAAGTGTGAGAAGTCTGATATTGCACTCGTGAAGCTCATTGAGGAG GCGGAGAGAAAACACAACTTGGTTAAGGCCACCTCGGAtcctgttgctgttgctgctgctctcCAAGTAACTCTGTCGAACGAAGACTCCTCCTGA
- the LOC103988877 gene encoding large ribosomal subunit protein uL13w: MVSGSGLCARCVVVDARHHMLGRLASILAKELLNGQRVVVVRCEEICLSGGLVRQKMKYLRFLRKRMNTKPSHGPIHFRAPAKILWRTIRGMIPHKTKRGAAALARLKAYEGVPPPYDKIKRMVIPDALKVLRLQPGHRYCLLGRLSSEVGWNYYDTVKELEAKRKERAKVAYERRKQLTKLRLKAEKAAEEKLGSQLDILSPLNY, from the exons ATGGTGTCGGGGTCGGGGCTTTGCGCGAGGTGTGTGGTGGTGGACGCACGCCACCACATGCTGGGCCGGCTGGCGTCCATCCTGGCCAAGGAGCTCCTCAACGGGCAGCGCGTGGTGGTCGTCCGCTGCGAGGAGATCTGCCTCTCCGGCGGGCTCGTCCGCCAGAAGATGAAGTACCTACGCTTCCTCCGCAAGCGCATGAACACCAAGCCTTCCCACGGCCCCATCCACTTCCGTGCCCCCGCCAAGATCCTCTGGCGCACCATCCGTGG GATGATACCTCACAAGACGAAACGTGGGGCGGCGGCGCTGGCAAGGCTCAAGGCGTACGAGGGCGTTCCACCACCTTATGATAAGATTAAGAGGATGGTTATTCCTGATGCACTCAA GGTCCTGAGGCTTCAGCCCGGGCATAGATACTGCTTGCTGGGTCGGCTGTCATCGGAGGTTGGATGGAATTACTATGATACTGTTAAG GAGCTGGAGGCAAAGAGGAAAGAGAGGGCCAAGGTGGCTTATGAAAGGAGAAAGCAGCTCACAAAGCTTAGGTTGAAGGCAGAAAAGGCTGCAGAGGAGAAGCTTGGTTCCCAGCTTGACATCCTATCGCCGTTGAATTACTGA
- the LOC135640438 gene encoding uncharacterized protein At5g39865-like: MWSPWRKLRLPRRGAASPTPPPPLLPPPPSSFLRSSSSFKDVRSLLGDDDTDDPSTTPYWASLSPSPSPSPSPSPMLSPAPVFHRVRSASSAFRTWCTPPEDLFGLPPGEEKRIVLYYTSLRVVRQTFDDCADVRTILRGLRVAVDERDVSLDAAFMRELKGILGGRRKPLGLPQVFIGGRHFGGAEEIRRLYETGELKRYVEGAAPAVVGVCEGCGDFRFVLCRSCSGSRRCYSEKGGRGFRTCTACNENGLVRCPLCCAHTAV, from the coding sequence ATGTGGTCTCCATGGAGAAAGCTCCGCCTCCCTCGTCGCGGAGCCGCCTCCCCCACGCCCCCGcccccgctgctgccgccgcccccTTCCTCCTTCttgcgctcctcctcctccttcaagGACGTCCGCTCCCTCCTCGGCGATGACGACACCGACGACCCATCCACGACACCCTACTGGGCGTCTCTGTCCCCATCCCCGTCACCATCCCCATCACCGTCTCCGATGCTATCGCCGGCGCCGGTATTTCACCGCGTGCGGTCTGCCTCCTCCGCCTTCCGCACGTGGTGCACCCCGCCGGAGGACCTCTTCGGCCTGCCCCCCGGCGAGGAGAAGCGGATCGTCCTCTACTACACCTCCCTCCGCGTCGTCCGCCAGACCTTCGACGACTGCGCCGACGTCCGGACCATCCTCCGCGGGCTCCGCGTCGCCGTCGACGAGCGCGACGTCTCCCTCGACGCCGCGTTCATGCGGGAGCTAAAGGGCATCCTCGGCGGCCGCCGCAAGCCGCTCGGCCTCCCTCAGGTGTTCATCGGGGGGCGCCACTTCGGCGGGGCCGAGGAGATCCGGCGGCTTTACGAGACCGGGGAGCTGAAGCGGTATGTGGAGGGGGCGGCGCCGGCGGTCGTAGGGGTATGCGAGGGCTGCGGCGACTTCCGCTTCGTACTCTGTCGGAGCTGCAGCGGATCCCGCCGGTGCTACTCCGAGAAGGGCGGCAGGGGATTCCGGACATGCACCGCCTGCAACGAGAACGGCCTCGTGAGGTGCCCACTCTGCTGCGCCCATACCGCCGTCTGA
- the LOC135641681 gene encoding uncharacterized protein LOC135641681, with the protein MAADAPAKFRSSDLLPAAGDLGVVQHDGLRFWQFMVAGSVAGLVEHTAMFPVDTLKTRMQAGSPPCQPLVGLRQTLRAVVSAEGPLGLYRGVGAMGLGAGPAHAVYFSVYELSKESLSRENPNNPAVHAASGVLATIASDAVFTPMDTVKQRLQLKGSPYKGVVDCVSRVLTEEGIRAFYASYKTTVIMNAPYTAVHFATYEAAKRALMEISPESATDERLVVHATAGAAAGALAAAVTTPLDVVKTQLQCQGVCGCDRFSSSSTSEVIRAIIRRDGYVGLMRGWKPRMLFHAPAAAICWSTYEATKSFFQKRNDQK; encoded by the exons ATGGCCGCCGACGCCCCCGCTAAGTTCCGCTCGTCGGACCTCCTCCCTGCTGCCGGCGACCTCGGCGTCGTGCAGCACGACGGCCTCCGCTTCTGGCAGTTCATGGTTGCCGGATCCGTCGCCGGTCTCGTCGAGCACACCGCCATGTTCCCCGTCGACACACTCAAGACCCGGATGCAGGCGGGGTCGCCCCCCTGCCAGCCGCTGGTCGGCCTCCGCCAGACACTCCGCGCCGTCGTTAGCGCCGAGGGTCCCCTCGGTCTCTACCGCGGCGTCGGCGCCATGGGCCTTGGCGCCGGCCCCGCCCACGCCGTCTACTTCTCCGTCTACGAGCTATCCAAGGAATCCCTGTCCAGAGAGAACCCCAACAATCCGGCCGTCCACGCCGCCTCCGGGGTTCTCGCTACCATCGCAAGCGACGCCGTATTCACGCCCATGGACACCGTGAAGCAACGGCTGCAGCTGAAGGGTAGCCCGTACAAAGGGGTCGTGGACTGCGTCTCCAGGGTTCTGACGGAGGAGGGGATCAGGGCGTTCTACGCGTCGTATAAGACTACCGTGATCATGAACGCCCCCTACACTGCGGTGCATTTTGCAACTTATGAGGCGGCAAAGAGGGCGCTGATGGAGATCTCGCCTGAGAGTGCGACTGACGAGCGTCTGGTGGTGCATGCCACTGCTGGCGCTGCTGCAGGTGCCTTGGCAGCGGCTGTCACCACACCTCTTGATGTGGTCAAGACACAGTTGCAGTGTCAG GGTGTTTGCGGTTGTGATCGATTCTCAAGCAGCTCTACAAGTGAGGTTATACGGGCTATAATAAGGCGCGATGGATATGTTGGCCTGATGAGGGGTTGGAAACCTAGAATGCTATTTCATGCACCAGCAGCAGCCATTTGCTGGTCTACATATGAAGCAACAAAGTCATTTTTTCAAAAGCGGAATGACCAAAAGTGA